One window of Dyadobacter sandarakinus genomic DNA carries:
- a CDS encoding DUF5683 domain-containing protein translates to MKNWLWIGLILLSGQHIMGQVKTADSVRVATAPAIADTTQRAAIDSIAGKKKKFAPVPRRATRLALIPGGGQLYNRDYWKAPIVYLAFGGGLYAYYLNSVKYKDYLATYKAFYDLDKNSPNYGKIKEGLTADSTLPVRYRNLFNTSSTYPEINRDQAARGKNYWRRNRGFALIVSGLIYSLTIIEANVAAHMKTFDLSDDLTLRLEPKLNQPAMRSATPGVRLVFNFK, encoded by the coding sequence TTGAAAAACTGGTTATGGATCGGGCTGATCCTGCTGTCGGGGCAGCATATCATGGGACAAGTAAAAACCGCTGACAGCGTCAGGGTAGCTACGGCGCCGGCCATCGCCGATACGACGCAAAGGGCGGCAATTGATTCCATTGCCGGGAAAAAGAAAAAATTTGCTCCGGTACCCCGGCGCGCAACCCGCCTGGCGCTTATTCCCGGCGGAGGGCAGCTATATAACCGCGATTACTGGAAAGCACCCATCGTTTACCTGGCATTCGGCGGCGGGCTTTATGCTTATTACCTGAACTCAGTTAAATACAAGGATTACCTGGCTACCTACAAGGCCTTTTACGACCTGGATAAGAACAGTCCGAATTACGGCAAGATAAAGGAAGGACTTACGGCCGATTCCACATTGCCGGTTCGTTACAGGAATCTTTTTAATACAAGCAGTACCTACCCGGAAATCAACCGCGACCAGGCGGCACGCGGCAAAAATTACTGGAGACGTAACCGCGGCTTTGCACTGATTGTGTCGGGCCTGATTTACTCACTTACGATTATCGAAGCCAATGTGGCGGCACACATGAAAACATTTGACCTTTCAGATGATCTGACCCTCCGGCTGGAACCCAAGCTTAATCAGCCCGCCATGCGGTCGGCTACACCGGGAGTAAGGCTGGTTTTTAATTTTAAGTAA